One window of Scheffersomyces stipitis CBS 6054 chromosome 1, whole genome shotgun sequence genomic DNA carries:
- the DUR3.1 gene encoding urea active transport protein, which translates to MSLLAVTLDQGAGYGVVVGIGALFAFGMIFTTYVLRRYNKEIITAEEFATAGRSIKTGLIAAAVVSSWTWAATLLTSTTMVYNNGISGGFFYAAGATCQITLFACLAIKGKERAPGAHTYLEIVKARYGTTCHLVYVFWGLATNILVTAMLLTGGSAVVNDLTGMHVVAAILLLPLGVVAYTLFGGLKATFLTDYAHTVIMVVIILIFAFTTWATSDVLGSPGAVWEAVTALAETQPRDGNAGGSYLTLHSRSGGIFFVINIVGNFGTVFLDNGYFNKAFAANPGAALPGYVLGSLAWFAIPCFTSLTMGLAALALEGTDAWPTDHKMTPQEVSAGLVLPNAAVALLGKGGAACSLLMVFMACTSAMSAELIATSSIFTYDIYRTYINPEATGKKLIWVSHISVIGYAYVMAGFAIGLYYAGVSMGYLYELMGIIIGGAVLSSALCLLSKRQNVQAAIFTPPIATALAIMSWLVCTKKMYGSINLTTTFMDDPMLTGNVVALCSPLIFVPLLTIIFKPQNFDWQILKSIRRVDEEEEILEAEHVAVDHEKVHPVKSQVSVIASELVDLEKDKYAEEELMLHNSFKKAVIICVGLTLCLLILWPMPMYGTSYIFSKRFFTGWVVVMFIWIFFTVGMVIIYPIYEGRFALYNTFRGMYWDLTGQTWKLRAWQQEHPEKMHAVVSQVSNQILAATQSQIYEGKTVFNGAITPRNIDDEISDLKKDSN; encoded by the coding sequence ATGTCCCTTCTTGCTGTTACTTTGGACCAAGGTGCCGGATATGGTGTCGTGGTTGGCATTGGTGCCCTTTTTGCTTTTGGTATGATTTTCACCACTTATGTATTAAGAAGATACAATAAAGAAATCAttactgctgaagaattcgCAACTGCAGGTAGATCGATCAAAACTGGGTTGATTGCTGCTGCCGTTGTTTCTTCATGGACTTGGGCTGCTACCTTGTTGACTTCCACAACTATGGTCTACAACAATGGTATTTCTGGAGGATTTTTCTatgctgctggtgctacTTGTCAAATTACTCTTTTCGCCTGTTTGGCCATTAAGGGTAAGGAAAGAGCCCCTGGTGCGCATACTTACTTGGAAATCGTTAAAGCTAGATACGGCACCACCTGTCACTTGGTCTATGTTTTCTGGGGTCTTGCTACCAACATCTTGGTCACGGCCATGTTGTTGACTGGTGGTTCTGCCGTGGTCAATGACTTGACTGGAATGCACGTTGTTGCAGCTATTTTATTGTTACCACTTGGTGTTGTCGCTTATACACTTTTCGGTGGTCTTAAGGCTACCTTCTTGACAGATTACGCCCACACCGTCATTATGGTTGTAATTATTTTGATCTTTGCCTTCACCACCTGGGCTACTTCTGATGTTTTGGGTTCTCCAGGTGCTGTCTGGGAAGCTGTTACTGCATTGGCTGAAACCCAACCAAGAGATGGTAATGCTGGAGGTTCTTACTTGACCTTGCACTCCAGATCTGGTGGTATTTTTTTCGTCATCAATATCGTTGGTAATTTTGGTACCGTGTTCTTGGATAACGGttacttcaacaaggctTTCGCTGCCAACCCTGGAGCTGCCTTACCTGGATATGTTCTTGGTTCTCTTGCCTGGTTCGCTATTCCATGTTTCACTTCTTTGACCATGGGATTGGCTGCTTTGGCTTTGGAAGGTACAGATGCTTGGCCAACAGACCACAAGATGACTCCCCAAGAAGTCTCTGCTGGTCTCGTTCTTCCAAATGCCGCCGTTGCCTTGTTGGGTAAGGGTGGTGCTGCCTGCTCGTTACTTATGGTTTTCATGGCTTGTACATCTGCTATGTCTGCTGAATTAATTGCTACTTCATCTATCTTCACTTATGATATTTACAGAACTTACATCAACCCTGAAGCTACCGGTAAGAAATTGATCTGGGTTTCTCACATTTCCGTCATTGGGTACGCTTACGTCATGGCTGGTTTTGCTATTGGCTTATACTACGCTGGTGTATCTATGGGTTACTTGTACGAGTTAATGGGTATCATTATTGGTGGTGCTGTATTGTCATCTGCCTTGTGCTTGCTTTCAAAGAGACAGAATGTTCAAGCTGCTATTTTCACTCCTCCTATCGCCACAGCTCTTGCTATTATGTCTTGGTTGGTTTGCACCAAGAAGATGTACGGTTCCATTAACCTTACAACCACCTTCATGGACGATCCTATGTTGACTGGTAACGTTGTTGCCTTGTGCTCTCCATTGATCTTTGTTCCTTTACTCaccatcatcttcaagcCACAAAACTTCGACTGgcaaatcttgaaatccATTCGTagagttgatgaagaggaagaaatcTTGGAAGCTGAACATGTAGCAGTTGATCACGAAAAGGTTCATCCAGTTAAGTCCCAAGTGTCAGTTATTGCTAGCGAATTGGTGGATCTCGAAAAGGACAAATAcgctgaagaagaattgatgTTGCATAACTCTTTCAAGAAGGCTGTCATTATTTGTGTTGGTTTGACTCTTTGTCTTTTGATTCTTTGGCCAATGCCAATGTACGGTACTTCCTACATTTTTTCCAAGCGTTTCTTCACCGGTTGGGTGGTAGTTATGTTCATTTGGATTTTCTTTACTGTGGGTATGGTTATCATTTATCCTATCTACGAAGGTAGATTCGCTCTCTACAATACTTTCAGAGGTATGTACTGGGATTTGACTGGTCAAACTTGGAAGTTGAGAGCATGGCAACAAGAACATCCCGAGAAGATGCATGCTGTTGTTTCGCAAGTGAGTAACCAAATATTAGCTGCTACTCAATCTCAAATCTACGAAGGTAAGACAGTGTTCAATGGAGCCATTACTCCTCGTAACATAGACGACGAAATTAGTGATCTCAAGAAGGACTCCAATTAG
- the ERG3 gene encoding C-5 sterol desaturase (Sterol-C5-desaturase) (Ergosterol delta 5,6 desaturase) — MDIVLEICDYYLFDKVYAQALPKGGAVDQFFQTIPSFNSTGLNSANWKLNSSFITPESPLASLIGKLANYQNKSEIYGPPNLLPATEFIDSSFLARSNIFREGLSIFIVTAIFGWFLYFSVASLSYFFVFDKKIFNHPRYLKNQVYLEIHRATTAIPTMVLLTAPFFILELNGYSFLYMNIDESTGGWKAVAWQFPKFILFTDCGIYFIHRWLHWPWVYKKLHKPHHKWIVCTPFASHAFHPVDGWAQSLPYHLYPLLFPLHKVLYLFLFTFVNFWTVMIHDGQYMSNDPFVNGTACHTVHHLYFNYNYGQFTTLWDRIGGSYRRPDDSLFVKESDAKEDKKVWSEQTVQMEKIRGELEGKDDDREYIS; from the coding sequence ATGGATATCGTTCTCGAGATCTGTGACTACTACTTGTTCGACAAGGTGTATGCCCAGGCATTGCCAAAAGGCGGTGCTGTTGACCAGTTTTTCCAGACTATTCCCTCGTTCAACTCTACTGGATTGAACTCTGCCAACTGGAAGCTCAACTCTTCCTTCATCACACCGGAGTCACCCCTCGCTTCGTTAATTGGAAAGTTGGCTAACTACCAAAACAAGTCCGAGATCTACGGTCCCCCCAACCTACTTCCAGCCACGGAATTCATCGACAGCTCGTTCTTGGCCAGATCCAACATCTTCAGAGAAGGTCTCTCTATTTTCATAGTAACAGCCATTTTCGGATGGTTTCTTTACTTCTCTGTCGCATCATTGTCGTATTTTTTCGTTTTCGACAAGAAAATCTTCAACCATCCCAGGTACTTGAAAAACCAGGTTTACTTGGAAATTCACCGTGCCACCACAGCAATCCCTACAATGGTGTTGTTAACCGCAcctttcttcattttggAGTTGAACGGCTACTCGTTCTTGTACATGAATATTGATGAATCCACTGGTGGTTGGAAGGCTGTAGCCTGGCAATTCCCCAAGTTCATCTTGTTTACTGACTGCGGTATCTACTTCATCCACAGGTGGTTGCACTGGCCCTGGGTatacaagaagttgcaCAAGCCTCATCATAAGTGGATTGTTTGCACACCTTTTGCTTCGCATGCTTTCCATCCTGTAGACGGCTGGGCTCAGAGTTTGCCTTATCACCTCTACCCCTTGTTATTTCCTTTGCACAAAGTGTTATACTTGTTCTTATTTACAtttgtcaacttctggaCTGTGATGATTCACGATGGCCAGTACATGTCGAACGATCCATTTGTTAACGGTACTGCATGCCATACAGTCCACCACTTGTACTTTAACTACAACTATGGTCAATTCACCACGTTGTGGGATAGAATCGGTGGTTCATATAGAAGACCAGACGACTCGTTGTTTGTCAAGGAAAGCGACGCCaaggaagacaagaaggTGTGGTCCGAACAAACCGTGCAAATGGAAAAGATAAGAGGAGAATTGGAGGGTAAGGACGACGATAGAGAATATATTTCTTAG